GCCGGGCGCGGCCCCGACTTCATCGAGACCCCCGGCTCCTCCACCGCCATTCCCTACGCCGAGGCGGGCTACCTCACCGACCTCGGCCCGCTGGCCGAGAAGGAGGGCTGGAAGGAACGCATCCTGCCGTGGGCCTATGACATGGGCGTCATCGACGGGAAGTTCCTGGCCGTCCCGCTCTACTACGAGACCCTCGTCGTCTTCTACAACAAGACCCTGTTCACCCAGAACGGCTGGACCCCGCCGACCGACCGCGCCTCCCTGGAGAAGCTCGCGGGCGAGATGCAGGCCAAGGGCATCGTGCCGTTCGTCAACGCCAACGCCACCTACCAGGGCGCCACCGACTGGCTGGTCAGCTCGTTCATGAACGGCGTGGCCGGACCGGCCAAGATCAACCAGGCGCTCACCGGCAAACTGCCCCTCACCGACCAGTCGTTCGTCGACTCGATCCAGCTCCTGGCCGACTACTTCGGCAAGGGCTACTTCGCCGGCGGCGCCAAGCAGTACTTCTCCCTCCAGGACCCGCAGAAGTACGCCATGTTCGCCGAGGGCAAGGCCGGCATGTACATCTCCGGGAGCTGGGAGTTCGCCGCCCTGGACAAGTATTTCAAGGAGGCGGGCTCGGAGTGGGCCGAGGCGCCGCTGCCCCCGCTCGCGCCCGGCGTGCCCTCCGAGATCTACCCGCTGTCGGTCGGCGGCACCATGTCGATCAACGCGGCCTCCAAGAACCTCCCGGCCGCCGCCGCCTACCTGAGCTGGATGCTCTCGGACGTCACGACCATGTGGGAGGCCAC
This region of Streptosporangium sp. NBC_01495 genomic DNA includes:
- a CDS encoding ABC transporter substrate-binding protein, producing MVTRRRTLAVVAALTLLGGCAAEPPAVKNNTVVSTAAAEIGGEVTMWYDLDSNDEKSVKDFEKWYIAPYKKMYPKVTVDAIPSTGGTLGQKVKTALAAGRGPDFIETPGSSTAIPYAEAGYLTDLGPLAEKEGWKERILPWAYDMGVIDGKFLAVPLYYETLVVFYNKTLFTQNGWTPPTDRASLEKLAGEMQAKGIVPFVNANATYQGATDWLVSSFMNGVAGPAKINQALTGKLPLTDQSFVDSIQLLADYFGKGYFAGGAKQYFSLQDPQKYAMFAEGKAGMYISGSWEFAALDKYFKEAGSEWAEAPLPPLAPGVPSEIYPLSVGGTMSINAASKNLPAAAAYLSWMLSDVTTMWEATSLGLRVPLPITFTQADVPPGVDQRIVDHYQRINDASEKGAVGYTTWTSFGGKAEQFILENIDKVVNGDLSATEFCAGLDKVFKADVAAGLIPPVYSTSATG